The Akkermansia sp. N21116 genome includes a region encoding these proteins:
- a CDS encoding APC family permease, whose translation MDTEPVKKYFSLWEVASLGIGSMIGAGIFALMGQTVLAAGKGVFASFLIGGVVALLSGYSYAKLGSRYPDSGGIMDYFNKAFPCKLFSGTLSIVYLLTLAITIALVGKSFGAYASNLLGWEGYWGMMATAIFSSLVILTFGYVNMRGAGSVGKTEILFVSFKLLILAVLIVAGLSNLSPSAVPSLKETDPLTVFGSVGLSFLAYAGYGMMANTAGNLRDPAKTLPRAIFLAIGLVLVLYVILSYVVVENISPEALALHADTAMAQVARPLLGIWGGAAVSIAALIASASAINATFFSLLNISIGLSKSKQLLPAFSIPFWRKGTKGFAWTIGGILVVTNLFNLQAIANIASATFLVSYLAVFVAHWKLRRETSSSSWPIVTGFILMLVIFLAFLGHIYRTQPGALWIIASFFLVSFLLERWVGKRIAGK comes from the coding sequence ATGGATACAGAACCTGTTAAGAAGTATTTTTCACTGTGGGAAGTAGCCTCTCTCGGCATTGGCTCCATGATCGGAGCCGGGATTTTCGCTCTGATGGGCCAGACGGTTCTGGCTGCCGGGAAGGGTGTTTTTGCCTCCTTCCTGATTGGCGGGGTGGTTGCCCTGCTTTCCGGTTATTCCTATGCGAAACTAGGATCCCGATATCCGGATTCGGGGGGGATTATGGACTATTTCAACAAGGCTTTCCCCTGTAAATTATTTTCGGGGACATTGTCGATCGTGTATCTTCTGACCCTGGCTATTACGATTGCCCTGGTGGGGAAATCCTTTGGAGCCTACGCAAGCAATTTACTGGGGTGGGAAGGGTATTGGGGGATGATGGCGACGGCTATTTTTTCATCCTTGGTGATTTTGACGTTCGGGTATGTCAACATGCGGGGCGCCGGAAGCGTCGGGAAAACGGAGATTTTGTTTGTCAGCTTTAAGCTATTGATTCTGGCTGTATTGATTGTTGCAGGATTGAGCAATCTGTCACCCTCTGCCGTACCCTCACTGAAGGAAACGGATCCCCTGACAGTATTCGGGAGTGTTGGCCTGTCGTTTTTGGCGTATGCCGGCTATGGAATGATGGCGAATACGGCAGGAAATCTCAGAGATCCAGCCAAGACTTTGCCTCGGGCCATTTTCTTGGCGATCGGGCTGGTACTGGTTCTTTATGTGATCCTTTCCTATGTGGTTGTGGAAAATATATCTCCAGAAGCTTTGGCCCTTCACGCCGATACGGCGATGGCGCAGGTTGCCAGGCCTTTACTGGGAATATGGGGCGGCGCAGCAGTATCGATTGCCGCCTTGATTGCTTCTGCATCAGCCATTAATGCAACATTTTTCAGCTTGTTGAACATATCGATCGGATTGTCGAAAAGCAAGCAGCTTCTACCCGCGTTCTCCATCCCTTTCTGGAGGAAGGGAACCAAAGGCTTTGCGTGGACGATCGGCGGTATTCTAGTTGTTACCAATTTATTCAATTTGCAAGCGATCGCCAACATTGCCAGTGCTACCTTCCTGGTCAGTTATCTCGCCGTGTTTGTGGCACACTGGAAACTGCGGCGTGAAACTTCTTCCTCTTCGTGGCCGATTGTCACCGGATTTATCCTGATGTTGGTTATTTTTTTGGCATTTCTGGGACACATTTACAGAACCCAGCCGGGAGCTCTGTGGATCATTGCCTCCTTCTTCCTTGTCAGTTTCCTTTTGGAACGGTGGGTGGGGAAGAGGATCGCCGGGAAGTAA
- the rfaE1 gene encoding D-glycero-beta-D-manno-heptose-7-phosphate kinase, whose translation MSSLSRYIDHFSKAKILCIGDLMLDIFIYGSVNRVSPEAPVPVLLESREKNMLGGAGNVVANLRALGCQTFMAGIVGEDANGQSLRSYLDNLGADTRLLLEKKGYTTSVKTRYVAGNHHLLRVDKEEMLHLDSELSEQLLNLVDQCLPDMDIVLLSDYGKGFFDDRITPALIQRCRALKKNVIVDPKRIDYSCYRGAALVKPNLKEFIAAAGKELHPSDPDFEEQAVTCGQALCRKYDIGNLLVTLSEYGMIFIPGTKRTKPIRLATEAREVFDVSGAGDTSLAVLGAAMASGTSMKDAMKLANVASGIVVGKFGTACVTGNELKTQLSTTTSSRLLTVREAVKLTKSLQEQGKVVGFTNGCFDILHPGHLHSFDKARESCDVLFVGLNSDASVKRLKGNARPINNEKSRAALLLALKSVDYVVIFNDDTALPLLKQLQPDVIAKEGYPLDRWPEGRYVVSYGGKALELPRIEGFSSTGIISKMNDPSC comes from the coding sequence ATGTCCAGCCTCAGCCGATATATCGACCATTTTTCCAAAGCAAAAATACTCTGCATCGGAGATTTAATGCTCGATATTTTCATCTACGGCAGTGTCAACCGTGTCTCACCCGAAGCTCCTGTTCCCGTGTTGCTGGAAAGCAGAGAAAAAAACATGCTGGGGGGAGCCGGCAATGTTGTCGCCAACCTGAGAGCCCTCGGTTGTCAGACATTTATGGCTGGAATCGTCGGAGAGGACGCCAATGGACAGTCTTTGCGCAGTTATCTTGACAATCTGGGGGCGGATACGAGGCTTCTTCTGGAAAAAAAGGGGTACACAACATCGGTCAAAACGCGCTATGTTGCCGGTAACCATCACCTGTTGCGCGTAGACAAGGAAGAAATGCTCCATCTGGACAGCGAGCTCTCGGAGCAATTGTTGAATCTTGTCGACCAGTGTCTGCCGGATATGGATATCGTTCTCCTTTCGGATTATGGCAAAGGTTTTTTCGACGACAGAATCACCCCGGCCCTCATCCAAAGATGCCGGGCATTAAAGAAAAATGTTATTGTTGACCCTAAGCGCATCGACTATTCCTGTTACCGGGGAGCCGCGCTGGTTAAACCCAACCTCAAGGAATTCATCGCAGCAGCCGGTAAAGAACTCCACCCTTCCGATCCGGATTTCGAGGAACAAGCCGTTACCTGCGGTCAGGCCCTCTGCCGCAAGTACGACATCGGCAACCTGCTTGTCACCCTCAGCGAATACGGCATGATTTTCATCCCCGGCACCAAGCGGACGAAACCTATCCGTCTCGCCACGGAAGCCCGGGAAGTCTTCGATGTTTCCGGGGCAGGAGATACTTCCCTTGCCGTGCTGGGAGCCGCCATGGCTTCCGGTACCTCCATGAAAGACGCCATGAAACTGGCTAATGTCGCTTCCGGAATCGTTGTCGGAAAATTCGGGACAGCCTGCGTCACCGGAAACGAACTCAAAACCCAGCTTTCCACAACAACCTCTTCCCGCCTGCTCACGGTTCGGGAAGCGGTCAAACTCACGAAATCACTTCAGGAACAAGGCAAAGTCGTCGGTTTTACCAATGGATGCTTCGACATTCTGCATCCCGGTCACTTGCATTCCTTCGACAAGGCACGGGAGTCCTGCGATGTCCTGTTCGTAGGACTGAATAGCGATGCCTCCGTCAAACGACTCAAGGGGAATGCTCGGCCTATCAATAACGAGAAATCGAGAGCTGCTTTGCTGCTTGCTCTCAAATCGGTCGATTACGTCGTCATTTTCAACGATGATACCGCCCTGCCCCTCCTCAAACAATTGCAGCCCGATGTCATCGCCAAAGAAGGGTACCCCCTGGATCGCTGGCCGGAAGGCAGATATGTGGTTTCGTACGGAGGCAAAGCCCTGGAACTTCCTCGAATCGAAGGGTTTTCAAGTACCGGGATTATTTCCAAAATGAACGATCCATCCTGTTGA
- the gmhA gene encoding D-sedoheptulose 7-phosphate isomerase encodes MKDFIHAELLEIAEHFKLLASYSGIIADAALHCRRALENNRKIMFCGNGGSAADSQHLAAELIGRYKLNRKAMNAIALTVDTSILTAVGNDYGYDTIFRRQVEGLGQEGDVLVGLSTSGNSENVVQAFLIARNMGISTIALTGQGGGKMKELADFCINVPSDATNHIQEMHIAVGHLICGLVEQGIYGHA; translated from the coding sequence ATGAAAGACTTCATCCATGCGGAACTATTAGAAATTGCCGAACATTTCAAACTCCTGGCCTCGTATTCGGGCATCATTGCCGATGCTGCCCTCCATTGCCGACGGGCATTGGAGAACAACCGCAAAATCATGTTCTGCGGCAACGGGGGATCGGCTGCCGACTCTCAGCATCTTGCCGCCGAACTCATCGGCCGTTACAAATTGAACCGCAAAGCCATGAATGCTATTGCCCTCACGGTGGACACTTCCATCCTGACGGCAGTCGGCAACGACTACGGCTACGATACCATCTTCCGCAGACAAGTCGAAGGCCTGGGACAAGAAGGTGATGTCCTGGTCGGCCTATCGACAAGCGGCAACAGCGAAAATGTCGTCCAGGCTTTCCTGATCGCCCGCAACATGGGTATCTCCACCATTGCTCTCACCGGACAGGGCGGAGGAAAAATGAAAGAGCTGGCCGATTTCTGCATCAATGTGCCTTCGGATGCCACCAATCATATCCAGGAAATGCACATCGCCGTAGGACACCTCATCTGTGGATTGGTGGAACAGGGAATCTACGGTCATGCGTAA
- a CDS encoding HAD family hydrolase: MRKALFLDRDGTVNVEKNYLYKPADFEFVPGILELCRGAQSLGYDLVIATNQSGIARGYYTEEDFQTLTLYMKSQFGRHGITILDIFHCPHLQRHEDRKPEPGMFLKAASQYGIDMASSLSLGDKERDIEAGIRAGIGFNCLLSRDKTVPTRADAIVASPDELLSIIQSRQ; the protein is encoded by the coding sequence ATGCGTAAAGCGCTTTTCCTGGACCGCGACGGGACGGTCAATGTGGAAAAAAACTACCTCTACAAACCCGCCGATTTCGAATTCGTCCCGGGTATTCTCGAACTCTGCCGTGGAGCGCAATCACTAGGCTATGACCTTGTTATCGCAACCAATCAGTCGGGAATTGCGCGCGGATATTACACCGAGGAAGATTTCCAGACCCTTACCCTGTATATGAAAAGCCAGTTCGGACGACACGGTATCACCATCCTGGACATCTTCCACTGCCCACACCTCCAACGGCATGAGGACAGAAAACCGGAACCGGGCATGTTCCTGAAAGCTGCCTCTCAATACGGGATCGATATGGCATCCTCTCTCAGCCTTGGAGACAAGGAACGCGATATTGAAGCCGGTATCCGCGCCGGAATCGGGTTCAATTGCCTTCTCTCCCGGGACAAAACAGTCCCTACGCGAGCCGATGCCATTGTCGCAAGTCCTGACGAGTTGCTCAGCATCATCCAGTCCCGGCAATAA
- a CDS encoding glycosyltransferase family 9 protein: protein MEKEKILIIKHGALGDFVLSVGTMCHIREMHPEASLSLMTMSPFVAMARQMNMFDEYIIDNRPSAWNLPYMFKVLAKIARGKFSHIYDLQASSRTRYRYYPLLRWMMPRSFVWVNYRKGVEYKIEKKCPVGIGAQHRNGIHAPFKISDLTFLKGEGKHFDALPERYVLLIPGCSPNHPYKRWPIENFQELVCRLADRGIHSVVIGTDIEAEEVNAIAGASPMAVNMLNKTSLLDVPQLAMRAIACVGNDTGPSHMASLSGCFAIALYDNRTKQGALRGANSVNLISPDLITKITVDQVWETLLPKLDEDLQDA, encoded by the coding sequence ATGGAAAAAGAAAAGATACTCATTATCAAGCATGGTGCTTTGGGGGATTTTGTCCTGTCTGTCGGGACGATGTGCCACATTCGGGAAATGCATCCGGAGGCGAGTTTGTCTTTGATGACCATGTCTCCTTTCGTCGCTATGGCTCGTCAAATGAACATGTTCGACGAGTATATTATCGATAATAGGCCATCTGCCTGGAATCTGCCGTACATGTTCAAGGTTTTGGCGAAGATCGCCCGGGGTAAATTTTCTCATATTTACGATTTGCAGGCATCCAGCCGTACCCGGTACAGGTATTATCCTCTGCTTCGGTGGATGATGCCACGGTCGTTTGTGTGGGTAAACTACAGGAAAGGCGTTGAATACAAGATTGAGAAAAAATGCCCCGTCGGCATTGGTGCTCAACATCGGAATGGTATTCATGCTCCTTTCAAGATAAGTGACTTAACGTTTCTGAAGGGGGAGGGGAAGCACTTCGACGCATTGCCGGAACGGTACGTATTATTGATTCCCGGGTGTTCTCCCAATCATCCTTACAAACGCTGGCCGATTGAGAATTTTCAGGAACTGGTTTGCCGTCTGGCGGACCGGGGTATTCATTCCGTGGTGATCGGAACCGACATTGAAGCGGAAGAGGTCAATGCTATTGCGGGGGCTTCTCCCATGGCTGTAAATATGTTGAACAAGACGTCCCTGCTGGACGTACCGCAATTGGCGATGAGGGCGATTGCCTGCGTCGGCAATGATACAGGACCCTCCCATATGGCTTCCCTGTCCGGGTGCTTTGCCATTGCCCTGTACGATAACAGAACCAAGCAAGGGGCTTTGCGAGGGGCGAATTCCGTCAATCTCATTTCACCGGATCTGATCACTAAAATTACGGTGGATCAAGTTTGGGAAACTCTTCTTCCCAAACTGGATGAAGACCTGCAAGATGCATAG
- a CDS encoding adenylyltransferase/cytidyltransferase family protein — MKKIFVSGCYDILHAGHIQFFEEARCLGDQLIVSFASSEVLWIHKHRKASIPDEHKKALLESLRMVDKVVVGKSLKKGLDFEDDFLAEKPDILAVTEDDQYGDLKRELCNRIGAQYVILPKTPPRFQPVSTSMLVNRIKAPNEVPLRVDFAGGWLDVPRYARAGAFVVNCAVTPMVSLMEWTYEKCAGMGGSGAWAMLEGRDPVQSELALGVGWQDPAVISETGLCVWRSGDRPILDIKSTGDFLNGRMAIYYTNSQHNTPSMADCTRDYERIAQSSLIARAGVIEHNIATLAAGVCLYHSVQLDEGMARLPDIEGSIARKYCGGGFGGYALYLFQKQEFRDKALADVPGMRAVEPFCRKLF; from the coding sequence ATGAAAAAGATTTTTGTATCCGGATGCTACGATATTCTTCATGCTGGTCATATCCAGTTTTTTGAAGAAGCACGGTGCCTTGGAGATCAATTGATTGTATCATTTGCGTCGTCGGAAGTCCTATGGATCCACAAGCATCGCAAGGCTTCCATTCCCGATGAACATAAGAAGGCTTTGCTGGAAAGCTTAAGGATGGTGGATAAGGTGGTCGTTGGCAAGAGCCTGAAGAAAGGCCTTGATTTTGAAGATGACTTCCTGGCTGAAAAACCCGATATCCTTGCCGTGACCGAAGATGACCAGTACGGAGACTTGAAGCGTGAACTCTGTAACCGCATTGGAGCTCAATATGTCATTTTGCCCAAGACTCCTCCGCGTTTCCAGCCGGTTTCTACCAGTATGCTGGTGAATCGGATTAAGGCTCCTAATGAAGTTCCCCTGCGTGTAGACTTCGCCGGCGGATGGCTGGATGTACCCCGTTATGCCAGGGCGGGAGCTTTTGTTGTCAATTGTGCGGTGACGCCAATGGTATCCCTGATGGAATGGACGTACGAGAAGTGTGCCGGCATGGGAGGCAGTGGAGCATGGGCCATGCTTGAAGGCAGAGATCCCGTCCAGTCGGAGCTGGCTCTCGGAGTGGGGTGGCAGGATCCTGCCGTTATTTCCGAAACCGGCCTGTGTGTCTGGCGTTCCGGAGACAGACCAATTCTCGACATCAAGAGTACGGGTGACTTCCTGAATGGGCGCATGGCTATTTATTATACCAATTCCCAGCATAATACGCCGTCGATGGCCGATTGTACCCGCGATTATGAACGTATTGCCCAGTCTTCCCTTATTGCCAGGGCCGGAGTGATTGAACACAATATCGCTACGTTGGCGGCCGGTGTTTGCCTTTATCATAGCGTTCAGCTTGACGAAGGGATGGCGCGCCTGCCTGATATAGAAGGCTCGATCGCCCGGAAGTACTGCGGAGGCGGGTTCGGAGGATATGCCCTGTATTTGTTCCAGAAGCAGGAATTCCGGGACAAAGCTTTGGCGGATGTTCCCGGCATGCGGGCGGTAGAGCCGTTTTGCAGGAAGCTTTTTTAA
- a CDS encoding ABC transporter ATP-binding protein, which produces MMKQFFRFLVYLKPLLLPFILALLSGVVASAASGFGIPMMIDKVFPVVFDNSKLPPFIQDILVEMVAPDRLHMVVLITACLILPLVMTIRGVATFINGYLTAFVGMRVLEEIRMKAFSHLQMLPLSFHESQKKGDLISRLLTDTQNVQAGITQVSNDLIKQPMTLVSALCFLGYQAAKTSQTSVLLSNLFFVSLSIWPIYFFGKRMVEKARRAQKELGDIMAVAQENLCSQREVRSYGMQGQQVAIFRQLTERFIRIQMKAVKYKQFLVPVLEGVCALGLGYLLVRCNSVGMKESDFMSFATALFMCYDPIKRLGMTYNRLKQAQASLERLNFILDQPDNMPDPESPVPLGKVKGNVSFRDVSFSYDGKHKVLEHINVDVPAGQVVALVGPSGAGKTTFASLIPRFYEVSSGSVHMDGVDLRDATKADVRSNISLVSQSPFIFRNSIIENIRLGKPGASDEEVIESAKKASVHDFAQQKEQGYYTMLADYGDGLSGGQKQRVAIARAFLKDAPILILDEATASLDSESENKIQEELDKLVVGRTTFIVAHRFSSIRIAQRILVFESGRIIADGTHDDLYVSCPLYKELYDKQSI; this is translated from the coding sequence ATGATGAAACAATTTTTCCGATTCCTGGTTTATTTGAAGCCTCTGTTGCTGCCTTTTATTCTGGCATTGTTGTCCGGCGTCGTCGCTTCCGCTGCGAGCGGATTCGGGATTCCGATGATGATCGACAAGGTGTTTCCTGTTGTATTCGACAACAGCAAGCTTCCCCCGTTTATCCAGGATATACTGGTCGAGATGGTAGCTCCGGACCGTCTGCATATGGTCGTGCTGATCACGGCGTGTCTGATATTGCCTTTGGTGATGACGATTCGCGGCGTGGCAACTTTTATCAACGGATATTTGACGGCATTCGTCGGGATGCGAGTTCTCGAAGAAATTCGAATGAAAGCATTTTCTCATTTGCAGATGCTTCCATTGTCTTTCCATGAGAGCCAGAAGAAGGGCGACTTGATCAGCCGCCTGCTGACGGATACTCAGAACGTGCAAGCCGGGATTACTCAGGTGTCCAACGATTTGATCAAGCAGCCGATGACTCTGGTGAGCGCATTATGCTTCCTGGGGTACCAGGCTGCCAAGACATCCCAGACTTCCGTTTTATTGAGTAATTTGTTCTTCGTCTCTTTGTCCATCTGGCCGATTTACTTCTTTGGCAAGAGGATGGTGGAGAAGGCGCGTAGGGCACAGAAGGAATTGGGCGACATTATGGCCGTGGCCCAGGAAAATCTGTGCTCCCAGAGGGAAGTCCGCTCCTATGGCATGCAGGGCCAGCAGGTAGCTATCTTCCGGCAACTGACGGAGCGTTTCATCCGCATCCAGATGAAGGCCGTCAAGTATAAGCAGTTTCTTGTGCCTGTGCTGGAAGGTGTCTGTGCCCTCGGATTGGGGTATCTTTTGGTGCGCTGTAATTCCGTCGGGATGAAAGAGTCTGATTTCATGTCTTTTGCGACGGCTTTGTTCATGTGCTATGACCCAATCAAAAGGCTTGGCATGACCTACAACCGGCTCAAGCAGGCCCAGGCTTCCCTGGAGAGGTTGAATTTCATTCTGGATCAGCCCGACAATATGCCGGATCCGGAGAGTCCTGTGCCGCTGGGAAAAGTCAAAGGGAATGTCAGTTTCCGCGACGTATCCTTCTCTTACGATGGAAAGCACAAGGTTCTGGAACACATCAATGTAGATGTTCCGGCCGGACAGGTTGTGGCGCTTGTCGGCCCAAGTGGGGCGGGCAAGACGACGTTTGCCAGCTTGATCCCGCGTTTCTATGAAGTTTCGTCCGGTAGCGTGCATATGGACGGAGTCGATCTCCGGGATGCGACGAAGGCGGACGTCAGAAGCAATATTTCGCTGGTATCGCAGAGCCCGTTCATTTTCCGCAATTCCATCATAGAGAATATCCGCCTTGGTAAACCCGGCGCTTCCGATGAAGAGGTGATCGAGTCGGCGAAGAAAGCCTCCGTACATGATTTTGCCCAGCAGAAAGAGCAGGGATATTATACGATGCTGGCCGACTACGGCGACGGACTTTCCGGAGGGCAGAAGCAGCGCGTGGCCATTGCCCGAGCCTTTTTGAAAGATGCCCCCATTCTGATTCTGGATGAAGCGACGGCTTCTCTGGACTCGGAAAGCGAGAATAAGATTCAGGAAGAACTCGATAAACTTGTCGTGGGCCGTACGACCTTTATCGTGGCCCACCGCTTTAGTTCCATTCGTATTGCCCAGCGTATTCTCGTGTTTGAGAGCGGACGCATTATTGCGGATGGAACGCACGATGACTTATACGTTTCCTGTCCGTTGTACAAGGAACTTTACGATAAACAATCCATATAA
- a CDS encoding ABC transporter ATP-binding protein — MGSRLLYLWRNYIRFHKWTLFASILAGVVSAATSGFGYPFMIDKVFPVVFGHAQLSPEIQSILVGIFGEANLHSAMVWVAACFLPLVVTVSGIAGFFNAYWLTAAGLRVLERLRIQLYTKFQNLSLSYHERHKSGDLLSRLMHDTQFLQEGVLQVANDLVLQPMTMLGALGYLVYKASESEQFFILLINMVLVGLCIVPIQRIGKIMLKQARKAQAGLGDITASLQENLSSQRDIRAYAMEEEQIKHVRFQISNFLKTMLNVVKWQNVLPPMVEISSALALGFALYVGNQNGMAVKDFMSLATAMYLCYEPVKRLGSVHNRLAMNMAIVDRFNEVIFQPDDMPDPEHPHEMTRCRGDIVFDHVKFAYDADKMVMNDINVHIPAGQVVALVGPSGAGKTTFANLVCRFYDVNEGAVKIDGEDVRNYRKKDLMKNIALVSQYPVLFSGTVADNIRIGNPEATMEQIVAAGKRAAVDTIVDEDPNGYERPIGESGEGLSGGQKQRVSIARAFLKDAPILILDEATASLDMRSESMIQEQLESLTQGRTTLVIAHRFSTIRLADRILVFEQGRIIADGTHLELYENSALYRDLYDKQLMRSGGKGV, encoded by the coding sequence ATGGGCTCGCGTTTATTGTATTTGTGGCGCAACTACATACGGTTTCACAAATGGACGCTTTTTGCTTCTATTTTGGCAGGTGTCGTTTCGGCGGCGACGAGCGGATTCGGATATCCGTTCATGATCGACAAGGTTTTCCCCGTAGTGTTCGGGCATGCGCAACTTTCACCGGAAATACAGTCTATTCTTGTGGGAATATTCGGCGAGGCTAACCTGCACAGTGCCATGGTCTGGGTGGCGGCCTGTTTCTTGCCGCTGGTCGTTACGGTGAGTGGAATCGCCGGATTTTTCAATGCATATTGGTTGACTGCTGCCGGGTTGAGGGTGTTGGAACGTCTTCGTATTCAATTGTACACAAAGTTTCAAAACCTTTCCCTCTCCTACCATGAAAGGCACAAGAGCGGCGATTTGCTCAGCCGCCTGATGCACGACACGCAGTTTCTTCAGGAGGGGGTTCTCCAAGTGGCCAATGACTTGGTGCTCCAGCCGATGACGATGCTGGGCGCTTTAGGGTATCTTGTTTACAAAGCGAGCGAGAGCGAGCAGTTTTTTATCTTGCTGATCAATATGGTGCTGGTGGGGCTTTGTATCGTGCCCATTCAGAGAATCGGCAAAATCATGTTGAAACAGGCTCGCAAGGCCCAGGCCGGATTGGGAGACATTACGGCTTCTCTTCAGGAGAACCTTTCTTCCCAGCGTGATATCCGTGCCTACGCCATGGAGGAGGAACAGATTAAACACGTCCGTTTCCAGATTAGCAATTTCCTTAAAACCATGCTCAACGTGGTGAAATGGCAGAACGTGCTGCCGCCCATGGTGGAGATTTCCAGTGCGCTGGCTCTGGGATTCGCGTTGTATGTGGGCAATCAGAACGGGATGGCAGTCAAAGATTTCATGTCTTTGGCAACAGCCATGTATCTCTGCTATGAACCGGTCAAGAGGCTGGGGTCCGTCCATAACAGGCTGGCGATGAACATGGCGATCGTTGACCGCTTTAATGAGGTCATTTTCCAGCCTGACGATATGCCGGATCCGGAGCATCCTCATGAGATGACCCGCTGCCGGGGTGACATTGTGTTCGACCATGTCAAGTTCGCCTATGATGCCGACAAAATGGTGATGAACGATATCAATGTTCATATTCCTGCCGGTCAGGTGGTGGCCCTTGTCGGCCCCAGCGGTGCAGGAAAGACAACGTTTGCAAATCTGGTATGCCGTTTCTACGACGTGAATGAGGGTGCCGTGAAAATTGATGGTGAGGATGTCCGTAATTACAGGAAGAAGGATTTGATGAAGAACATCGCTCTCGTCTCTCAGTACCCTGTTTTGTTCAGCGGCACGGTGGCGGACAACATTCGCATCGGCAATCCGGAGGCAACGATGGAACAGATTGTCGCGGCGGGTAAAAGAGCTGCCGTTGATACCATTGTCGATGAAGATCCGAACGGATATGAAAGACCGATCGGAGAATCCGGGGAAGGGCTTTCCGGTGGGCAGAAACAGCGAGTCTCTATTGCCCGTGCCTTTTTGAAGGATGCTCCCATCCTAATCCTTGATGAGGCGACGGCTTCGCTGGATATGCGGAGCGAATCAATGATCCAGGAGCAGTTGGAGTCACTTACCCAAGGCAGGACGACTTTGGTGATTGCTCACAGATTCAGCACGATCCGCCTTGCGGATCGCATCCTCGTTTTCGAGCAGGGCCGCATTATTGCGGACGGAACACATCTGGAGTTGTACGAAAATTCCGCACTCTACCGGGATTTGTACGATAAACAACTGATGAGATCGGGAGGTAAGGGAGTATGA
- a CDS encoding serine/threonine-protein kinase, producing the protein MDKQQTLVPALAEGTVLYDIYQIVRVLGAGGFGITYMAWDMKHERHVVIKECLPGDYAARSEDGVTVLPRHESTRDMFENCINNTMQEAQTLAGFSHPGVVQIFDLFRAHGTVYYVMELIIGQTMFEIMENLKKSGGSFTQAQAEGLLVNMLDILEHLHDHGIYHCDIKPGNIFIMGNGMPKLIDFGAVRTKVLQHDGLVQVTPGYTPPEFYPGRFREIGPWCDLYGLGATFYELLTGITPEPGDKRSVVDRMVKIASVEGFRRKYSLPLLTSIDKALEPSLEKRFKSAKMWIEYMDAYEAGVQLVTTSDPKANERLKIASSLNKRKKSPVVKIVILLILIALVALAWFVHTGEIELPFELPQEYSWLIQTKQP; encoded by the coding sequence ATGGACAAACAGCAAACATTGGTGCCGGCCCTGGCAGAAGGAACCGTTCTTTACGATATCTACCAGATCGTGCGTGTTTTGGGCGCGGGAGGTTTCGGTATTACCTACATGGCATGGGACATGAAGCATGAGCGTCATGTGGTCATTAAGGAATGTTTGCCGGGGGATTATGCGGCGCGCAGTGAGGATGGCGTTACCGTTTTGCCCCGCCATGAATCGACTCGCGACATGTTTGAAAATTGCATCAACAATACGATGCAGGAGGCGCAGACGCTGGCTGGATTTTCTCATCCGGGCGTCGTTCAGATTTTTGATTTGTTCCGTGCTCACGGAACCGTCTATTACGTTATGGAATTGATTATCGGACAAACGATGTTCGAGATCATGGAAAATTTAAAAAAGTCCGGCGGATCCTTTACCCAGGCCCAGGCGGAAGGATTATTGGTTAATATGCTTGATATCCTCGAGCATCTCCACGACCACGGAATTTATCATTGTGATATCAAGCCGGGCAATATTTTTATCATGGGCAACGGCATGCCGAAGTTGATCGACTTCGGAGCCGTCCGAACCAAAGTGCTCCAGCACGATGGACTTGTACAGGTGACTCCCGGTTATACCCCTCCCGAGTTCTATCCCGGGCGTTTTCGCGAGATTGGCCCCTGGTGCGACCTCTATGGGCTGGGAGCGACATTTTACGAACTTTTGACGGGCATAACTCCGGAACCTGGCGATAAGCGTTCCGTCGTAGACAGAATGGTCAAGATTGCTTCCGTGGAAGGTTTCCGCAGGAAGTACTCGCTTCCTCTTCTGACCAGTATTGACAAGGCGTTGGAACCTTCTCTGGAAAAACGTTTCAAGTCTGCCAAAATGTGGATTGAATATATGGATGCCTATGAAGCCGGCGTTCAATTGGTAACGACCTCCGATCCCAAAGCCAACGAGCGGTTGAAAATTGCCAGTTCATTGAACAAGAGAAAGAAAAGTCCGGTGGTGAAAATCGTGATCCTCCTGATTTTGATTGCCCTTGTTGCTCTTGCATGGTTTGTTCACACAGGTGAAATCGAATTGCCTTTTGAGCTGCCGCAGGAATATTCGTGGCTGATTCAGACGAAGCAACCGTAA